A region of Streptomyces halobius DNA encodes the following proteins:
- a CDS encoding alpha/beta hydrolase, producing the protein MTSFPGLGPSSGFLQSTAWRAALALVVVFVMLAMTGWTAIRETKVDANPLATAREAWKRATFQGRPLPDPDGAPAAIRAFFATLDRAERRELAHRYPLAVGNMGGAPVQLRYRANRMALDDAHAIEKQRMGDKRLTPVGRQEAGRLVHRFESMMSGDRQILAFDPAGGGRAAEVFGNLTKARRVSVVVPGVDTDLSTFERTARATTAPVGMAKSLYAAQRDARPHTRTAVIAWADYTAPSGLGVEAATGQLAEDGAVRLRALVKSLPTSGPVSLFCHSYGSVVCGVAAHELPENVENIAVAGSPGMRAESRSGLGTHARVWAMRDADDWIQDVPYLEVGGLGHGADPVDPSFGARILSADGAVGHAGYFAPGTRSLRNFALLGVGATGSLKCATDDPQCNSGLV; encoded by the coding sequence GTGACTTCCTTCCCAGGGCTCGGCCCCTCTTCCGGTTTCCTGCAGTCCACCGCCTGGCGCGCCGCTCTCGCCCTGGTGGTGGTGTTCGTGATGCTTGCCATGACCGGATGGACGGCCATCAGAGAAACCAAGGTGGACGCCAATCCCCTGGCCACCGCCAGAGAGGCGTGGAAGCGCGCCACGTTCCAGGGGCGTCCGCTGCCCGACCCCGATGGCGCCCCGGCCGCGATCCGGGCCTTCTTCGCCACGCTCGACCGCGCCGAACGCCGGGAGCTCGCGCACCGGTACCCGCTGGCCGTCGGCAATATGGGCGGCGCCCCCGTACAACTGCGTTACCGCGCCAACCGGATGGCGCTCGACGACGCCCACGCCATCGAGAAGCAGCGCATGGGCGACAAACGGCTGACGCCGGTCGGCCGCCAGGAGGCCGGGCGGCTGGTGCACCGCTTCGAGTCGATGATGAGCGGCGACCGGCAGATCCTGGCCTTCGATCCGGCCGGCGGCGGCCGGGCCGCGGAGGTCTTCGGCAACCTCACGAAGGCCCGCCGGGTCTCGGTCGTGGTACCCGGGGTGGACACCGATCTGTCGACCTTCGAGCGCACCGCGCGGGCGACCACCGCCCCCGTCGGCATGGCGAAGTCCCTGTACGCGGCCCAGCGGGACGCCCGGCCGCACACCCGTACGGCGGTGATCGCCTGGGCCGACTACACCGCGCCGTCCGGCCTGGGGGTCGAGGCCGCCACCGGGCAGCTCGCCGAGGACGGCGCGGTCCGGCTGCGCGCGCTCGTGAAGTCGCTGCCCACCTCCGGGCCCGTCTCGCTGTTCTGCCACAGCTACGGGTCCGTGGTGTGCGGTGTCGCCGCCCACGAGCTGCCGGAGAACGTCGAGAACATCGCGGTGGCCGGCAGCCCCGGCATGCGCGCGGAGAGCCGCTCCGGGCTGGGCACGCACGCCCGGGTGTGGGCGATGCGGGACGCCGACGACTGGATCCAGGACGTGCCGTACCTGGAGGTCGGCGGGCTCGGCCACGGCGCGGACCCGGTCGATCCGTCCTTCGGCGCGCGGATCCTGTCGGCCGACGGCGCCGTCGGACACGCCGGATACTTCGCGCCCGGCACCCGCAGTCTGCGCAACTTCGCGCTCCTCGGGGTCGGTGCGACCGGCTCCCTGAAGTGCGCGACCGATGACCCCCAGTGCAACTCGGGTCTCGTCTGA
- a CDS encoding TetR/AcrR family transcriptional regulator: MATPTPQTAPTGGLRERKKQRTRDALIRAALELFTEQGYDATTIDEIAEAVDVSQRTYFRYFANKEEVAFAVQKMVEARFLEELRARPASEAPLTALRSAVMVAWDDIGSAIESVIPVELHMRTYRMIESTPALVAVHLRRSSELEEEIAQLIARREGLDVDTDPRPRVLVAAFSGVMRVAGKVWGEGQDCSVASIRELTKSYLDHLSPAMDDDWGTR; the protein is encoded by the coding sequence ATGGCGACCCCGACGCCGCAGACGGCACCCACCGGCGGGCTGCGCGAACGTAAGAAGCAGCGCACCCGCGACGCCCTGATCCGCGCGGCGCTGGAGCTGTTCACGGAGCAGGGGTACGACGCGACGACGATCGACGAGATCGCCGAGGCGGTGGACGTCTCCCAGCGCACATACTTCCGGTACTTCGCCAACAAGGAAGAGGTCGCGTTCGCCGTCCAGAAGATGGTGGAGGCGCGCTTCCTGGAGGAATTGAGGGCGCGGCCGGCGAGCGAGGCCCCGCTGACGGCGCTGCGCAGCGCCGTCATGGTCGCCTGGGACGACATCGGCAGTGCGATCGAATCGGTGATCCCGGTGGAGCTGCACATGCGCACCTACCGGATGATCGAGTCGACGCCCGCGCTGGTCGCCGTCCATCTGCGACGCTCGTCCGAACTGGAGGAGGAGATCGCCCAGTTGATCGCCCGGCGTGAGGGGCTGGACGTGGACACCGATCCGCGGCCACGGGTGCTGGTCGCGGCGTTCAGCGGGGTGATGCGGGTGGCCGGGAAGGTGTGGGGTGAGGGACAGGACTGCAGCGTGGCGTCCATCCGCGAACTGACCAAGTCCTACCTCGATCACCTGTCGCCGGCGATGGACGACGACTGGGGGACGCGGTGA
- a CDS encoding peptidase inhibitor family I36 protein: MRIRTFRTTALVTGLAALAAALAAPSALGAPAPHAASGGHTAASGDCSAGQLCLWPKADFGGRRHTYDLSGTGIESCVPLPEGVSAASLANRTGRPVTTYQSAECAETGEFDTYPGGGSWVPQSPYQVRAFKIWER; the protein is encoded by the coding sequence ATGCGTATCCGCACGTTCCGCACCACCGCGCTCGTCACCGGCCTCGCCGCACTGGCCGCCGCGCTCGCCGCCCCGTCCGCTCTCGGGGCTCCGGCCCCGCACGCCGCCTCGGGTGGCCACACCGCCGCCTCGGGCGACTGCTCGGCCGGCCAGCTGTGCCTCTGGCCGAAGGCGGACTTCGGCGGCCGACGGCACACCTACGACCTGTCCGGCACCGGCATCGAGAGCTGCGTCCCGCTGCCCGAGGGAGTCAGTGCCGCCTCGCTCGCCAACCGCACCGGCCGGCCGGTCACCACCTACCAGAGCGCGGAATGCGCCGAGACCGGCGAGTTCGACACCTACCCGGGCGGTGGCAGCTGGGTGCCCCAATCCCCTTACCAGGTACGTGCGTTCAAGATCTGGGAGCGCTGA
- a CDS encoding potassium channel family protein, translating to MRGAEAEQHWEHRTQRPLLWLAVLFALAYAVPIVSPDADPWLHKACQIVEWVVWAAFALDYAVRLWLTPDRWHFVRSQPLSLLAVLLPMVQPLRLLRLVSALLLVGQRARMAVQVRLTTYVGGSVVGLLMFGSLAVLKAERDAPGSSIKTLGDAVWWSFTTMTTVGYGDLAPTTGLGRALAVGLMLSGIALLGVVTANIAAWFISRFEHDDAEGRRQTAAIEALTSEVQALREQVDRLSGADTQAAPAPASGSPLSAPRS from the coding sequence ATGCGCGGAGCCGAAGCGGAACAACACTGGGAACATCGCACTCAGCGGCCGCTGCTGTGGCTCGCGGTGCTCTTCGCCCTCGCCTACGCCGTGCCCATCGTGTCGCCCGACGCCGATCCCTGGCTGCACAAGGCGTGCCAGATCGTGGAGTGGGTGGTGTGGGCCGCCTTCGCCCTCGACTACGCCGTACGCCTGTGGCTGACGCCGGACCGTTGGCACTTTGTGCGCAGCCAGCCGCTGTCCCTGCTCGCGGTGCTTCTGCCCATGGTCCAACCGCTGCGGCTGCTGCGTCTGGTGTCCGCGCTGCTGCTTGTCGGCCAGCGCGCCCGGATGGCCGTTCAGGTGCGGCTGACGACCTACGTCGGCGGATCGGTGGTCGGCCTCCTGATGTTCGGATCGCTGGCCGTACTGAAGGCCGAGCGGGACGCGCCGGGCTCCAGCATCAAGACCCTGGGCGACGCCGTGTGGTGGTCCTTCACCACCATGACCACGGTCGGCTACGGCGACCTCGCGCCGACCACCGGCCTGGGGCGGGCGCTCGCCGTGGGACTGATGCTGTCGGGTATCGCCCTGCTCGGTGTGGTCACCGCGAACATCGCGGCGTGGTTCATCTCCCGCTTCGAACACGACGACGCCGAGGGCCGTCGCCAGACGGCGGCGATCGAGGCGCTGACCTCCGAGGTGCAGGCCCTGCGGGAGCAGGTCGACCGGCTGTCCGGGGCCGACACCCAGGCGGCGCCGGCCCCGGCGTCCGGTTCCCCGCTCAGCGCTCCCAGATCTTGA
- the aceE gene encoding pyruvate dehydrogenase (acetyl-transferring), homodimeric type — MASGSDRNPIIIGGLPSQVPDFDPEETQEWLDSLDAAVDERGRERARYLMLRLIERAREKRVAVPEMRSTDYINTIATKDEPFFPGNEEIERKILNATRWNAAVMVSRAQRPGIGVGGHIATFASSASLYDVGFNHFFRGKDEGDGGDQIFFQGHASPGVYARAFLLDRLSEPQLDAFRQEKSKAPNGLSSYPHPRLMPDFWEFPTVSMGLGPLGAIYQARMNRYMEARGIADTSPSHVWAYLGDGEMDEPESLGQLSLAAREGLDNLTFVVNCNLQRLDGPVRGNGKIMQELESQFRGAGWNVIKLVWDRSWDPLLAQDRDGILVNKLNSTPDGQFQTYATETGAYIRQHFFGDDHRLRAMVENMTDDQILHLGRGGHDHKKIYAAYAAAKAHKGQPTVILAQTVKGWTLGPNFEGRNATHQMKKLTVDDLKRFRDRLHLPIPDKDLEHGAPPYYHPGRDSEEIQYMHDRRKALGGYVPTRVVRSKPLQLPGDKVYAGAKKGSGQQKIATTMAFVRVLKDLMRDKEIGKRFVPIAPDEYRTFGMDAFFPSAKIYNPLGQQYESVDRELLLAYKESPTGQMLHDGISEAGCTASLIAAGSAYATHGEPLIPIYVFYSMFGFQRTGDQFWQMADQLARGFVLGATAGRTTLTGEGLQHADGHSQLLASTNPACVAYDPAYGYEIAHIVKDGLRRMYGASAEFPHGEDIFYYLTVYNEPILHPAEPADVDVEGILKGLHRVRPAEKGRHAAQILASGVAVPWAVEAQRILADEWNVKADVWSATSWNELRRDAVAAEEHNLLHPEEEQRVPYVTRKLQSAEGPKVAVSDWMRSVPDQIARWVPGTYQSLGADGFGFADTRGAARRFFHIDAQSIVLAVLTELAKEGKVDRSLLKQAIDRYQLLDVTAAEAGEAGGDA, encoded by the coding sequence GTGGCTTCCGGATCCGATCGAAACCCGATCATCATTGGCGGCCTTCCCAGCCAGGTCCCGGACTTCGATCCCGAAGAGACCCAGGAATGGCTCGACTCGCTCGACGCTGCCGTCGATGAGCGAGGCCGGGAACGTGCCCGCTACCTCATGCTTCGCCTGATCGAGCGGGCCCGCGAGAAGCGTGTGGCCGTGCCCGAGATGCGCAGCACGGACTACATCAACACCATCGCGACCAAGGACGAGCCGTTCTTCCCCGGCAACGAGGAGATCGAGCGCAAGATCCTGAACGCGACCCGGTGGAACGCGGCCGTCATGGTGTCCCGCGCCCAGCGCCCCGGCATCGGCGTCGGCGGCCACATCGCCACCTTCGCCTCCTCCGCCTCCCTCTACGACGTGGGCTTCAACCACTTCTTCCGGGGCAAGGACGAGGGCGACGGCGGCGACCAGATCTTCTTCCAGGGCCACGCCTCCCCCGGCGTCTACGCCCGCGCGTTCCTTCTGGACCGGCTGTCCGAGCCCCAGCTCGACGCCTTCCGCCAGGAGAAGTCCAAGGCCCCGAACGGTCTGTCGAGCTACCCGCACCCGCGCCTGATGCCGGACTTCTGGGAGTTCCCGACCGTCTCGATGGGCCTCGGCCCCCTCGGCGCGATCTACCAGGCCCGGATGAACCGCTACATGGAGGCCCGCGGCATCGCCGACACCTCCCCGTCGCACGTGTGGGCCTACCTCGGCGACGGTGAGATGGACGAGCCGGAGTCGCTCGGCCAGCTGTCCCTCGCCGCCCGTGAGGGCCTGGACAACCTGACCTTCGTCGTCAACTGCAACCTGCAGCGTCTGGACGGCCCGGTCCGCGGCAACGGCAAGATCATGCAGGAGCTGGAGTCGCAGTTCCGCGGCGCCGGCTGGAACGTCATCAAGCTGGTGTGGGACCGCAGCTGGGACCCGCTGCTCGCGCAGGACCGCGACGGCATCCTGGTCAACAAGCTCAACAGCACGCCGGACGGCCAGTTCCAGACGTACGCCACCGAGACCGGTGCGTACATCCGCCAGCACTTCTTCGGTGACGACCACCGGCTGCGCGCCATGGTCGAGAACATGACCGACGACCAGATCCTGCACCTGGGGCGCGGCGGTCACGACCACAAGAAGATCTACGCGGCGTACGCGGCGGCCAAGGCGCACAAGGGCCAGCCGACGGTGATCCTCGCGCAGACCGTCAAGGGCTGGACCCTCGGCCCGAACTTCGAGGGCCGCAACGCGACCCACCAGATGAAGAAGCTGACGGTCGACGACCTCAAGCGCTTCCGTGACCGGCTGCACCTGCCGATTCCGGACAAGGACCTGGAGCACGGCGCCCCGCCCTACTACCACCCGGGCCGGGACTCCGAAGAGATCCAGTACATGCACGACCGCCGCAAGGCGCTCGGCGGTTACGTCCCGACCCGTGTCGTGCGCAGCAAGCCGCTGCAGCTGCCGGGCGACAAGGTCTACGCGGGCGCCAAGAAGGGCTCGGGCCAGCAGAAGATCGCCACGACCATGGCGTTCGTCCGGGTGCTCAAGGACCTGATGCGGGACAAGGAGATCGGCAAGCGCTTCGTGCCGATCGCGCCCGACGAGTACCGCACCTTCGGCATGGACGCGTTCTTCCCGTCGGCGAAGATCTACAACCCGCTGGGCCAGCAGTACGAGTCGGTGGACCGTGAACTGCTGCTCGCCTACAAGGAGTCGCCGACCGGCCAGATGCTGCACGACGGCATCTCCGAGGCGGGCTGCACCGCGTCGCTGATCGCGGCGGGCTCCGCCTACGCCACGCACGGCGAGCCGCTGATCCCGATCTACGTCTTCTACTCGATGTTCGGGTTCCAGCGCACCGGTGACCAGTTCTGGCAGATGGCGGACCAGCTCGCGCGCGGCTTTGTGCTCGGCGCGACCGCCGGCCGTACGACGCTGACCGGTGAGGGCCTGCAGCACGCGGACGGCCACTCGCAGCTGCTGGCGTCGACCAACCCGGCCTGTGTCGCGTACGACCCGGCCTACGGCTACGAGATCGCGCACATCGTCAAGGACGGTCTGCGGAGGATGTACGGCGCGAGCGCCGAATTCCCCCATGGCGAGGACATCTTCTACTACCTGACCGTCTACAACGAGCCGATCCTGCACCCGGCGGAGCCCGCCGATGTGGACGTCGAGGGCATCCTCAAGGGTCTGCACCGCGTGCGGCCCGCCGAGAAGGGCCGGCACGCTGCCCAGATCCTCGCGTCGGGCGTGGCGGTGCCGTGGGCCGTCGAGGCGCAGCGGATCCTCGCGGACGAGTGGAACGTCAAGGCGGACGTCTGGTCGGCCACCTCCTGGAACGAGCTGCGCCGCGACGCGGTGGCGGCCGAGGAGCACAACCTGCTGCACCCGGAGGAGGAGCAGCGCGTCCCGTATGTGACGCGGAAGCTCCAGAGCGCCGAGGGCCCGAAGGTCGCGGTCTCGGACTGGATGCGTTCCGTGCCGGACCAGATCGCGCGCTGGGTCCCGGGCACGTACCAGTCGCTGGGCGCCGACGGCTTCGGCTTCGCGGACACCCGTGGTGCGGCCCGCCGCTTCTTCCACATCGACGCGCAGTCGATCGTCCTGGCCGTGCTCACCGAGCTCGCCAAGGAGGGCAAGGTGGACCGCTCGCTGCTGAAGCAGGCGATCGACCGGTACCAGCTGCTGGATGTCACCGCCGCCGAGGCGGGCGAGGCCGGCGGCGACGCGTAG
- a CDS encoding DUF3052 domain-containing protein produces the protein MSATADHAETNLAVRLGFKPDQVVQEIGYDDDVDQELRETIKAVTGTELVDEEYDDVADAVVLWFREDDGDLTDALVDAIAYMEEGGSILLLTPKTGRDGYVEASEISEAARTAGLSASKSVSAGKDWTGSRLVTPKAAAKRR, from the coding sequence GTGAGCGCGACCGCGGACCACGCGGAGACGAACCTTGCCGTAAGGCTGGGTTTCAAGCCCGACCAGGTGGTCCAGGAGATCGGCTACGACGATGACGTCGACCAGGAGCTCCGTGAGACCATCAAAGCGGTCACCGGCACCGAGCTGGTCGACGAGGAATACGACGACGTGGCCGATGCCGTGGTGCTCTGGTTCCGCGAGGACGACGGGGACCTGACCGATGCGCTGGTGGATGCCATCGCCTACATGGAAGAGGGAGGTTCCATCCTCCTGCTGACGCCGAAGACCGGCCGCGACGGCTACGTCGAGGCGAGCGAGATCAGCGAGGCCGCGAGGACCGCGGGCCTGTCCGCGAGCAAGAGCGTCAGCGCGGGCAAGGACTGGACCGGCAGTCGCCTTGTGACCCCGAAGGCAGCGGCGAAGAGGCGCTGA
- a CDS encoding peroxiredoxin, which yields MAIEVGTKAPDFELKNQHGELVKLSDFRGEKAVVLLFYPFAFTGVCTGELCALRDELPKFVNDDVQLLAVSNDSPFSLRVFSEQEGLEYPLLSDFWPHGEASRAYGVFDEEKGCAVRGTFVIDKEGVVRWTVVNGLPDARDLNDYVEALENL from the coding sequence ATGGCGATCGAGGTCGGCACCAAGGCTCCGGATTTTGAGCTGAAGAACCAGCACGGCGAGCTGGTCAAACTCTCCGACTTCCGCGGTGAGAAGGCCGTCGTCCTGCTCTTCTACCCCTTCGCGTTCACCGGTGTGTGCACCGGCGAGCTGTGCGCGCTCCGTGACGAGCTGCCGAAGTTCGTCAACGACGACGTCCAGCTGCTGGCCGTCTCCAACGACTCCCCGTTCTCGCTGCGCGTCTTCTCGGAGCAGGAGGGACTGGAGTACCCGCTGCTGTCGGACTTCTGGCCGCACGGCGAGGCGTCGCGGGCGTACGGCGTCTTCGACGAGGAGAAGGGCTGCGCGGTCCGCGGCACGTTCGTCATCGACAAGGAGGGCGTGGTGCGCTGGACCGTCGTCAACGGCCTGCCCGACGCCCGCGACCTCAACGACTACGTCGAGGCGCTGGAAAACCTCTGA
- a CDS encoding TerD family protein — MGVSLSKGGNVSLTKEAPNLTAVLVGLGWDARTTTGTDFDLDASALLTNDQGKVANDQNFVFFNNLKSPDGSVEHTGDNTTGEGEGDDEAIKVNLAGVPADVQKVVFPVSIYDAETRQQSFGQVRNAYIRVVNQADGNELARYDLSEDASTETAMVFGELYRNGAEWKFRAIGQGYASGLRGIAQDFGVNV, encoded by the coding sequence GTGGGAGTCAGCCTCAGCAAGGGCGGCAACGTCTCGCTGACGAAGGAAGCCCCCAATCTGACCGCCGTCCTCGTCGGTCTGGGCTGGGACGCGCGTACCACCACCGGTACGGATTTCGACCTGGACGCCAGCGCCCTGCTGACCAACGACCAGGGCAAGGTCGCCAACGACCAGAACTTCGTCTTTTTCAACAACCTGAAGAGCCCGGACGGTTCGGTCGAGCACACCGGCGACAACACCACCGGTGAGGGCGAGGGCGACGACGAGGCCATCAAGGTGAACCTCGCCGGAGTGCCCGCCGATGTCCAGAAGGTCGTGTTCCCGGTGTCGATCTACGACGCCGAGACCCGTCAGCAGAGCTTCGGCCAGGTCCGCAACGCCTACATCCGCGTCGTCAACCAGGCCGACGGCAATGAGCTGGCCCGCTACGACCTGAGCGAGGACGCCTCGACCGAGACCGCCATGGTCTTCGGCGAGCTGTACCGCAACGGCGCGGAGTGGAAGTTCCGTGCCATCGGCCAGGGCTACGCCTCCGGCCTGCGCGGCATCGCGCAGGACTTCGGCGTCAACGTCTGA
- a CDS encoding TerD family protein produces MGVTLAKGGNVSLSKAAPNLTQIMVGLGWDARSTTGAPFDLDASALLCESGRVLGDEYFVFYNNLKSPEGSVEHTGDNLTGEGEGDDESILVDLSQVPQQVDKIVFPVSIHEADVRGQSFGQVSNAFIRVVNQADGSELARYDLSEDASSETAMIFGEVYRHSGEWKFRAVGQGYASGLRGIALDFGVNVS; encoded by the coding sequence ATGGGCGTCACGCTCGCCAAGGGGGGCAACGTCTCCCTGTCCAAGGCCGCTCCGAATCTCACTCAGATCATGGTCGGCCTCGGCTGGGACGCGCGCTCCACCACTGGAGCGCCGTTCGACCTCGACGCCAGCGCGCTGCTGTGCGAGTCGGGCCGGGTGCTGGGGGACGAGTACTTCGTCTTCTACAACAACCTCAAGAGCCCCGAGGGCTCCGTCGAGCACACCGGCGACAACCTCACCGGTGAAGGCGAGGGCGACGACGAGTCGATCCTGGTGGACCTCTCCCAGGTGCCGCAGCAGGTCGACAAGATTGTCTTTCCGGTCTCGATCCATGAGGCCGATGTGCGCGGCCAGAGCTTCGGCCAGGTCAGCAATGCTTTCATCCGCGTCGTCAATCAGGCCGACGGCTCCGAGCTCGCACGCTACGACCTGAGTGAGGACGCCTCCAGCGAGACCGCGATGATCTTCGGCGAGGTGTACCGGCACAGCGGTGAGTGGAAGTTCCGCGCGGTAGGCCAGGGGTACGCGTCGGGCCTCAGAGGCATCGCTCTAGACTTCGGGGTCAACGTTTCGTAA
- a CDS encoding DUF475 domain-containing protein, with protein MLLKTFGWSFAVTALGLAFAGVLWGWQGLAIVGILSILEISLSFDNAVINAGILRKMNAFWQKIFLTIGILIAVFGMRLVFPVAIVSITAKLGPIEAVNLAIHDQAKYEELVTGAHPSIAAFGGIFLLMIFLDFIFEERDYKWLAWIERPLARIGKLDTLSIIIALVVLLVTAMTVATDVSHGGGDKSVTVLLSGVAGLLTYLVVGGISGFFEAKLEEDVDEVDEEGEGAAAPAKKNGTGAAVGLAGKAAFFMFLYLEVIDASFSFDGVIGAFAITNDIFMMALGLGIGAMYIRSLTVFLVRRGTLDEYVYLEHGAHYAIGALGLILLITIKYEINEVITGLIGLVLIALSFWSSVLKIRRDSKSESGSGTKPEVPSGV; from the coding sequence GTGCTCCTGAAAACCTTTGGCTGGTCGTTTGCCGTCACGGCGCTCGGCCTGGCCTTCGCCGGCGTGCTCTGGGGGTGGCAGGGGCTCGCGATCGTCGGAATCCTGTCCATCCTGGAGATCTCGCTCTCGTTCGACAACGCCGTCATCAACGCGGGCATCCTGCGCAAGATGAACGCGTTCTGGCAGAAGATCTTCCTCACCATCGGCATCCTCATCGCGGTGTTCGGCATGCGGCTGGTCTTCCCGGTCGCCATCGTCTCGATCACCGCGAAGCTCGGGCCGATCGAGGCGGTCAACCTCGCCATCCACGACCAGGCGAAGTACGAGGAACTGGTCACCGGCGCCCACCCGTCCATCGCGGCATTCGGCGGTATCTTCCTGCTGATGATCTTCCTCGACTTCATCTTCGAGGAGCGCGACTACAAGTGGCTGGCCTGGATCGAGAGACCGCTGGCCAGGATCGGCAAGCTCGACACGCTGTCCATCATCATCGCGCTGGTCGTCCTGCTGGTGACCGCGATGACGGTGGCCACCGATGTCTCGCACGGCGGTGGTGACAAGAGCGTCACGGTGCTGCTGTCCGGCGTCGCCGGCCTCCTCACCTATCTCGTCGTCGGCGGAATCTCCGGCTTCTTCGAGGCCAAGCTGGAGGAGGACGTGGACGAGGTCGACGAGGAGGGTGAGGGTGCCGCGGCGCCCGCGAAGAAGAACGGGACCGGTGCGGCCGTGGGCCTGGCCGGCAAGGCCGCGTTCTTCATGTTCCTCTACCTGGAGGTCATCGACGCGTCCTTCTCCTTCGACGGCGTCATCGGCGCGTTCGCCATCACCAACGACATCTTCATGATGGCGCTGGGTCTGGGCATCGGCGCGATGTACATCCGTTCGCTGACGGTCTTCCTCGTCCGCAGGGGGACCCTGGACGAGTACGTCTATCTGGAGCACGGCGCGCACTACGCGATCGGCGCGCTGGGCCTCATCCTGCTCATCACTATCAAGTACGAGATCAACGAGGTCATCACCGGCCTGATCGGCCTCGTGTTGATCGCCCTCTCGTTCTGGTCGTCGGTGCTGAAGATCCGGCGCGACAGCAAGTCCGAGAGCGGATCCGGGACCAAGCCGGAAGTCCCGTCCGGAGTGTGA
- a CDS encoding TerD family protein gives MSFLEKWWRGGAPKYDNGGASYVVELTKRNPVISLTKQGAATGHLRVNLHWQMRTSDLGEQRRGSLLRHPGKLFKPEVVQAQGPAVVKIDLDLACMYELEDGTKGVVQPLGNFLGDLNSPPFVKLSGDDRFGSPSGETLYLNMDHRDEIKRMLVFVYIYDGTPAFDRTHAVVTLYPSNGPRLEIKLDERAPQARSCAIFMLENTKGELTVRREVKYVYGFQAELDRLYGWGLQWGRGYKSKV, from the coding sequence GTGTCTTTCCTGGAGAAATGGTGGCGTGGTGGTGCACCGAAGTACGACAACGGCGGGGCGTCGTACGTCGTCGAGCTGACGAAGCGGAATCCGGTCATCTCGCTGACGAAGCAGGGGGCGGCCACCGGGCATCTGAGGGTCAATCTGCACTGGCAGATGCGCACCTCGGACCTCGGTGAGCAGCGCCGGGGCAGCCTGCTGCGGCACCCGGGCAAATTGTTCAAGCCCGAGGTGGTGCAGGCGCAGGGGCCGGCCGTGGTCAAGATCGACCTTGATCTGGCCTGTATGTACGAGCTCGAGGACGGCACCAAGGGTGTGGTGCAGCCGCTGGGCAATTTCCTCGGCGACCTCAACTCCCCGCCGTTCGTGAAGCTCAGCGGCGACGACCGGTTCGGCTCACCGTCCGGCGAGACGCTCTACCTCAACATGGACCACCGCGACGAGATCAAGCGGATGCTGGTCTTCGTCTATATCTACGACGGGACGCCGGCGTTCGACCGTACGCATGCGGTGGTGACGCTCTATCCCAGCAATGGGCCGCGGCTGGAGATCAAGCTCGATGAGCGGGCGCCACAGGCCCGTTCCTGCGCCATATTCATGCTGGAGAACACCAAGGGCGAGCTGACGGTGCGTCGCGAGGTGAAGTACGTCTACGGCTTCCAGGCGGAGCTCGACCGGCTGTACGGCTGGGGGCTGCAGTGGGGCCGGGGGTACAAGTCGAAGGTGTGA